The genomic region tacatattatctcatgtgatcttcacaataaccgcATGAGGGAGATATtaatatgattcccattttacagatgaggaaactgaagctgagaaagttTAATGGACTTGCCtgaaatcacacagccagtaaatgtctgagacagcatttgaactcaggtcttcctgaatctaagtccaATTCTCTATCTATTTGCcatccacatgacagcccttagTACATGAAAGTCTACTTTCTGAGCCTGACTCCCTAACGCCAAACAGAAATATAATTTGTGCGCTAAAAAAGCCCTAATAAAGTCGCATTCATTCTCGGAATGAAGTCACGTATAATATGGGTTGGATATTTCTAATTGCCTGTATTTATCCCTTCTTTGTGAATGCATCTCCCTTGGCATTTCTAGGGCAAAGACCCCATACACTAAATTGCCCCATACAGCACAAAGAGGGCCATACAAACATTTAATACAAGCATTTGGATatgaaagagacaaaaagagacataAGCAGGTAACTACAAGTGAATAGGCTCATTCAGAAATCACAGGCACCTGTCACAACGGCTCAGGAAGAAGGCTTACTAAGTATGAACAATGCTCAGGATGGAGACAACCCTGCAATCCTCAGGCTATGTGGGGTTGGCTTCTGCCCACctctgataagaaaaaaaaagcctgaatcCTTCCGTGATTTCCTCTCCTTCTAGGAAAAGGGCCATTGACCACCACCCAACCAAGTCCCCAAACTGTCATTTTCCTGGTGCCCATTCCAgattacaggtgagaaaacaaaaatgtggTCTCGCTAGTTTCTTCATGACTAGGAATGCCTGCAAACTAGTCTGAGGGCTTACTTGGGCGGGAATCCTGTAATCCCGGAGAACTAAATCCGATGGAAGGTACCTTTGTAGGGTAACTGCTATGGGATGTAACCtgaaagagaagagatagagaatacaCCCACAAGTCCTGAAAATGATCATgaactcaagaatgaaattcgACCCAGAAACTGACCAGCCtcctcctatttcctcattcccaCTTCCTATTTCTTCCCATTTTAGCTGCCACCACATGTGTTCCTACTTTGTCATTTATTTCCATCCCCCTCTTTCTCACTGCACATGCAGGGAGGTtagggaaagggaaatggagCAGGAATTCCCCAGGACAGGAATGGGCTTGCCTCAGGGTTTCTTTGATGGCAGCTTTGAGAAGTGGAACTGATTTGAGCATCTTCTTCACATCTCCCTGGGCATCTCGCTGGGCAGCCAGGACTTCAGCCCGAAGCATATCTTGTACCTTTAGGTTCCGAGCCATTTCATACATGCACCACTGCAGGGTCATTGCTGTCTGAGTTGAGAGttggatgaagaaagtgaagtccCCTACCAGCTGCTCCAGAAAACCCAGATGTCTAGGCTCACATAAAAAGCTGTCTATGATTACCATCACATAGGATCCAAGACCAATTTTTCACACCTTCATCCCcaacacaaacatatacacacactcttaAGGGAAAATTTCATGTCACTGTCAgcccaagcaaaataaatcaggCTCCTACATCTCATGCCAGTAAAAGGGAACTGTGGGGGTCTCCAGTGGCCCTCATTTAATGAGACACCTTGAGCCCTAACTCTGGCACTACAGcattaaattttacaaaaatctCTGGTTTGTAAACAACTTTCCAGCTTCTACTTATATTACCTCACTTTGTACAATAATCCAATGAGAGAGGGAGGCCTGGGATCCCAGTCCCTCTGCGTGCAAACATCAAAACCAAGGATCAGAGAGGTAACTTGCTTGAATATTGGCATATGTAGAAAATGTCCGAGGCGAGGCTTGAATCCATGACTTCTGAACTTCAGCCCTGGGCTCTATTTATTCTACTGGGCTAAATAGATGGGCATGGCCTTTGGACACAAACTCCAACTTGCCCCCCAAAAAACTGCTGAGGTCAACACCCTACCACCCTACAAATGGGCCTTCCTCATTTTGGCCTTTATCCACAATATTTGTAagatgctcagcacagtgcctggcatgcagtagacATTGAACAAAtgcatattttcttcctccttcatcctCACCGTGTCTACTCCTCCTGCCATCATTTCTGTAACATTGGCTTTGATATCTTCAAAATTCATGGTATTCTTGTGTAAGAGACAGTAGAGAACACCCGGATAACACTCAGTGCCTCCTGATCTCATTTTCTGGTCCTGGTAGAAGTTCCGTACATAATCTTCAGCTGAGagacaggaggaaagaaagggaacatTATGGAGTCTCTCTGCATGGAAGACATCAGGGTTGGTGAAGGAACatgaagaagactgaggaagTCTAAGGGGAGCCTGGAGTGGAAAGAACTCAtcattgggagtcaggaaactggTTCCAGTCATGCTGAGGCCGTTGACCATTTGATCACCTTCACTTCCCACTGCATTTCTAGATCTTATTTACATCAATGTCTTTAGGGAAGCTGGAGGAAGGATAAAATACTCTACAAATGCATCATTGTCATCTTGCTAGCCTGTTGGTGTTAATGTTATCTCAAGGGCTAATGAAACGTGCTCCTATAAGAGTAGGCAGTTATTCATTGGCTGTACCTCACTTCTCAAATCCAGGGACAGATTTCAGAATTCAGGCGGCCGTTGCCTTCTGCTAAAGGTGCCTAGAAATCATGTTGGTGTAACCAAATACTATCCTTTTCACACCACATTCATGTACACActtgcacatgtatatacatatacatccattgtaagtgtgtgtacacatgtgtacaaACCTTGTGTGCCTTTGTACATGGTATTACATACATGCGCAATAAACTGCCTCTGCACATGTGTGcccatatacacatgcacacccgTACACATGTAACTACACATGCACACAATGATGTACATGGACACAGGCACAATGCACATGCTTATGGACATGTCTACATATGTAATCATACACACTTGcacaatacatatgtgtgtaatacACATGTATACCTTTGTGCACATATTCACAATCCACATGTATACGTAGCTACATGCACAGtgtaatacacacatgcacacacatacacacacactcttctgTGGTGATGCCCTTTGCATTCTTTCTCCAGGTTTCTACCGGGTGCGGCCTCCATGCATGCCACTTGCCCCCACTCTCTGTCAGATACTTAGAGGTCCTTAAACAATCACTTCAGCCCACCAGGTGAGAGCTGGGAAATTGACCAAACAGCACATTTGCTCTTTCCTTGGGTTCTCCCAGCTCTGGCTAGCTCCTCTGGTTACCCCAAAAGGATACTCAGAATGCAGATGCTCACCTCGCTCAAAAATCAGATCCCACGAGGCCACGTGGTCCCTCCAAGTCTTGGCCCTGACCATGCGGAACAGCTCTGGAGGGATGTTCAGCATGGGAGTGCTAGTCTTGAACATTGTATACACAGCATCGATGAACTTCTGGGCATTGGGGTCCACAAAATCTTCTAGGAGTCCCAGACGCTCCCCAAACAGAATGTTGCAGATAGCTGTGGGACCAGAAATCAAAGCCTGTAGTATGCCTGACTTGTGGCCTTGCTGAGAGCTTCAGATCATTGGAATCTCCTTGACCTCCCGCTGGAATCCTGCCTACACCCTCAAGGTCATTTACACACTTTGTTAAACATGCTATTCTTTGTTAAATCAACCAGAATGGAGTACAAGTGACTAGGTGAGAGAAGACAACCAATGGGGGACTTCTCTTTTACAAAGAGTATTTtaggaaattaattttataatattaatatccTGAATATGGGGAAAGGAGGCATCTGGAGCAATAGTGAGGACTGGGTATCTACCGTACACCTGGAGAAAGGGCCCCAGAGACAGTAAAGAGAATCAGCCTTTTAAAAACTTGCTTTTATTAACTGCAATTAACACAAAAGATGCTTCTCCAAACTCCCAATGTATTTCccaaaaacagttaagcaaaagcaCCTAATGGAATGACTGCCATGAGTAATGGTATAATTAGCTGATATTTTATTAACCATACTTAATTAAACCATAATACATCAACTAACCCTTtcctagttttgttgttcagtcatgtctgactctttgtgactccatttggggctcgcctaaggcaaacagggtaaagtgacttgcccaggatcatacagctagtaagtctctgaggccagatttgaactcaggaagatgactcttcctgactccaggcccggtgctctatgcACAGAGCTGCCCGTCCCTAGTTTACCCCTTTGCTAATTGGAAGGAAGGCTGGGTGCTTAACTTGAATGATGAAGTATAGACATAATCAGGCTGATCTCTTTATTAGCACCTTTCTGTGGACTCACAAAATCGTGTGATTGATGGCACACTGGACTCAAAGACAAGAGATGCTGGGCTTCACTTCCTTCTGTACTACTTCCTACCTCCCtaaatcatttcttctctctgagcctcagggttAAAGGCTTAAAGGAatgctaatacattgttggtggttTGGCAAACTGGTTCAAagattctggggaacaatttgaaattatacaagAGAAGTCACTAAACTTTGATCTAGAGATTCCATggatggaaaagaaggaaacaatcacttattaagcacctactgtgtaccaggcactgtgctaggtgctttacaaatagtatctcatttgctcctcacaacaaacctggaaggtaggtgctcttacattttagaattaagaaaactgagtcgGGCAGAGTGAATTGCTCaggtcagacagctaataagcatctgcagcagaatttgaactcagagccttCCTGACTACACACCCCAACTGGGCTACCTGCTCCCTCTATCCAGGAATCAGGCTTGGGATACAAGGAGGCAAGTGAACACATTTGTGCTAAGAGCGAGATGATGACCTTGGTGATTAGGCTACATGCATGAAATTTGCTGATCTCATCAGAGTTTGTGCCCTAGGCTTCTCCGTGTAATAGCAAGTATCTTTCTTATGTTCTAAATCAGaggttcttcatttttcttggatcACACACTCCTCTGGCAATCTGattgaagcccatggaccccatCTCCAAATGCCATTTTTAAAATAGCTACCATTGATATAGTGCATTAAAGTTTGACAAGATTTAAATCTCACAGAAGCTGAATATGTAAATCCTATGTCTCTGCTCTTCCTATTCTgattaccaccaccactgcccacTCATCCTCATCTGGTACCCTCAAGATCATTAGAACCTCACAACCATTTTGGAATGGGGTGCTATTCTTATCAataaatggggaaaccaaggcagagagaggttaagtgacttgcccagggtcacacaactaataagctcctgaagctgaatttgaactcagttcttcctgactctaggcctggcacacTACCCATTGCAGCATCTATTAGTTCACAAGATACTTATCCTTTGtgtagtttgtttgtatgttgcccCTCCCATTACATtattaactccttgagggcaaggattatcttttgcctgttTTGGTATCCTCAGTGTGctaaggcacagtgcctggcccataacaGATACTTAATCaatgtggattgattgattcctTGATTGCTAAGACCCTACTTCACTCAGACCTTACTCACACTCAAAAGCAAATCGAAACAGGTCCTGACTGAGGTCCACTGTGAACTTTCCTTGGTTGCTCCTCTCAATCCCTTTGTAAATCTTCTTTACAAAGTCCTCTGAAATTGGGGTGAGAAGGGGCTCAAAATTGGTCATTGAGTCCAAAGCCAACACAAACTGGTTCAGGAAAATCCGATCTTTCTTCCAGCTTTCAGAGCtcctgagaaggaaaaaaaacagagaagataAGAAATCCCAGTGTTCTTGGGAGAAGAGGCTGAAGGTAATGAAGCAAACCATGGTGTTACAACTCTGCCCATCGAGGTCAGAGAAGCCAGAGGCTCTGATCCCTCTTTTCTGTGCACGGGCCCTTGGAGAAGGGTTTCCCACCAGATTCCCTTGCAGGGAATTCCAATCACCGTCATTCACATTTCTCCCTGTTTTCAGCTCTCCTGTCCCATTCCTCACTCACCCACACCTTGCGAttgaaagataaaagagaagaggagaaaacaaggagaggaggagaggaggagaggagggaaaagaagaaagggaagaaacaaaCCCTCATCTAGCTTCACTATATCTCCAGGCTAAACCTGTACAACTTAAAGGTAATAGAACCGCAATTCAACACCCATGAAAATCTTACTAAGAACAAGGTGCTGCACTAAGCTTATGTGGACAGACCAAGGTGGACTTTGGGAGAAGTGCAAGCTACATGAAGAAGAGGAGTTCTTTGATTGACCGCTGATCCAGgaatgcaaatatatgcaaaaggCACTGGTTGGATGATAATGATCCTCTTTCCTCCCTGGCTTCAATGGAACGAGGAGATGCTATAAGCttctgggagaggagagaaacctCAGGCCCTCTCCACTTGGACACGTGCCCACCAAGTGGTCTGTGACTATGGGCCACTATTCTTTGGCCCCTTTGCCTTCATCCTTTCCTGCTCTTGGGCAGAGGAGGAGTTTTGGCTTTGACCTTCATTAAGTTGGGACAGCAAACTGCCAGATTTTATGAATGGCCAGTTAGAGGGAGCAACCAAATATCAAGGGACCTACTCAACCAAGCAGAGAAGTGGATGGAGGGAAACAAAGAGGGAGCCACATTTGAAAGGGAATTTGGGGAGAAACCACTGTATTAACTGCTTTTAAGTTGAGCCCACTCTCCGCAGAGATCAAAATGGCATAagaggaaaatgttttataactCTTCTCAGAAACTATTGTTTTGTAAAAAGCTAATGGATATTAATTGCTCAAATAATATTGGGGTCCTAATAACTGGCGATCgatacatcaatcaatcaataaacatttatcaagcacctactgtatgtcaggcattgtgctaagcaccagggatataaaaagaggcaaaagatagtctctgctggAATGGGCACTTGGGCTCTTAGGCTTCAAGAAGAATCTCTGTGGTACCTCGAGAACCCTCAAGGGGAAATGTCCTTGCTCTAGGACTCCTGACTTATCCCAAGAAGGAATTTGGAGTAGGACCTCCAGAGTGTAATAGGGAAGTTGAcgtgaacaaaaataaatatgatacaaaAAATAGTTTGACATGAGCAAAGAAGTCACCTGGCCAAAGGGCTGCAGGGATTTTGAACAATAAGGGATCGCTTTTGGGTAGGGGATCAGGGAAGGAGGAGGCACCTAGATAATTCAGTATGTTTAAAAttcaactcattatcttcccctcaaaacctttccttcttcctaacttcccttaaCTTTCCAGGGCATCACCATCCTCCAGTCtccagactcacaacctaggaatcattcctgactcctctttctcactttttcatgtgtgtcctcttctctcctctgacattgccaccaccctgcTGCTGTGCTGCCTTCTAcaaccctctccccactccatctgTCTGCCCACGCACCACCAATttatccatccacccacccatccatctacccacccacccatccatccttccttcttacACCTACCTATCCACCCACCCAACcacccatccatccttccatccacctacccatccacccacccacacatccatccatccatcctccactcagctgtccaaATGATCTTTGGTATGACCACAAAATTCCCAATTCAGTAAAtccagtggctctctgttacccccaggatcaaatgtGAAATCATATGTTTGACTTTTTAAGCGCCTCGTAACCTGACCTCTTCCTGCCTTGCCAGTCTTCTTCTGCCCTACTCCCCTCCTCAtcctctgcaatccagtgacgcTGGCTTCCTTGATGTACCTCATAtaagaaactccatctcccaaAGCCAGGACTTTCATTGGCTGTTACTCATGCCTGtgactctccctcctcatctgtgcCTCCTGGGTTCTTGGGCTTTCAAGTCTCAGCAAAAGCCCCACCTTCTGTGAGGAACCTTTCCCAGGCTTTTCTCAGTCTTGTGCCTTCCTTCTCTGTGGCTGCCTCCAGTTTGCCCTGTCTATATGTTctttatatatagttgtttgcatgaggtctctctcatttgactgtgagctccttaaggccAGGGTCTGGTTCTGTTTGTAAGGGGGGGTGTTTTGGGgagttgcctttctttgtatccccagcattaagcacagtgactggcacataataggtgccttATTGACTAATTAACCTGAACTTTGATgagggaaggatttttttaattaaatattgttCATTTTTCACATCACCTAGATTTTTCCCTGCAATCTATTCCCTCCCAGAGAGACATCtcctataacaaagaattttttacaaTAAAGCAGAAGAGGGAAATTTTTTTGTAGCAAACTAACTAGATACATTGAAAAACTGAAGCATTCTGTGCAATGTTCCACATCTACATCTCAGCCTCTGCAAAGCAGCAGGGGATATGTCTTAAGAAGAATTTTAACCAGTAGTGATATGAGGAATACAAGCATGAGAGATGACAGAGAACATACAAAAATGCAAGGAAGTCAGAGAGAACAAGATGGAATCCAGATCCAGCTAATGTCAATTTGACtagacaaaagaaagaataaagtagggagaaaaaaagatgtaaatatAGGAAAGAGGCAGATTGCTAAAGGAGCAGCTAGGGGGCGCcctagtgcacagagcaccaggccgggagtcagaaagactactctttctgagttcaaattcaacctcagacacttactagctgtgtgaacgtgggcaaatcacttcaccctattgTCCTTAATTTCCACACCTGTGAGATTAgctacagaagaaaatggcaaaacgttccactatctttgccaagaaaactccaaatggggtgacaaagggTTGGGCACAGCTAagcaataacaaaaccaaaaattgcGAAGGACCTTCAACGCCAGGTTAAGGAGCTGGCATTGTCTCCTGGCGGCAGATAGACAACATAATTCAGCACAGCTCACTCTTTGTTCATTCATACTGTGGAATTCAGTCTACTATCTCCAAAGTCTTCCAACTCCTTTGAATGAATGCATCagttaaaaagacaaaagtttGAACTCACTCCCAATAgatgtatatttacttatttaaaaatcATACTTATAAATGCTATACTAATAATTATGACTGTTAAGGAGCTTACACAAAAAAGACACTATTAAAAAtgagttaaatataaaataataattgatcCTAAGGCCAACAGGTCACAACTACAGGTCATTGAGTGGGTCATGGTCAgatctatattttaggaaaataattttggcagctgttGGGAAGAGGGATTGAAGTGACGGGAGAGACAGATTATGGGGCTGTTGTCGTCAAGAAggaatgagggcctgaactaggtcagtggctgtgtgagtgaagagaaacaaacagacaaaagagATGTTGGGAAGACAGAGATGGACTGGGCAAGTGTGGTGAGTAAcagtgaagaatccaggatgacatcaaggttttgaacctgggtgatGGTAGCATCCTGGACAGAAAAAGTGAGGAGATTCATACCAATAAGCAGAGGTGAGACAGTGCCTGTGTAAtcaagcttactagctgtgtggtgggggaagtcacttaacctctgtttgcctcagtttcctcatctgcaaaatggggataataatagaagcgatctcccagggctgttaggaagatcaaatgagatgactgCAAAGTGCTTATTTAGCACAGTCTggggcacataataggtgctgtataaatgttagctattattattattatgattattattattattattaagctatAGCAGAAAAGATTAAATTCTTTAAGAGTTCAAATCACAGGCTCTCTGTCAGGGTGGGGGAAATGCCCTCTGCACACTTCGAGGACACACAAAGAGCAGGACTGGCATTTCGACAGCCTCTGATAGATCAAGATGCTTGGGCCGTTACCATGTGGACCGTCCTCATGGCCAAATGCCTCACTCATTAACCTTACTGtaactctttccattttttcccaagATTTCTCATTTGTGAgtttatctgatcctcacattTTGAGGCATCACAGAGTGGGGATTATTCTTCCCATTAGGTAGATTCACAAAACCAACACAGTCAAGGGAAGGgacacccaagatcacacagctcacGTGGGGAAGAGCTGGGACCAGAGCCCAGGTCTCCTTAGTGCCTGCCTTCTGTAGATTGTATGAGGGGCCACTCCCCGCATCTCTTCAGATGGTCTTTGATTCTATTCCTTGCAATATCGGGAGAGGAAGAATG from Trichosurus vulpecula isolate mTriVul1 chromosome 8, mTriVul1.pri, whole genome shotgun sequence harbors:
- the LOC118829326 gene encoding cholesterol side-chain cleavage enzyme, mitochondrial-like; this encodes MLARGISHRSALAKSRHCLLGSSREDVWTPSVRSMQLPARGGELSAFPLRLQGPRPFSEIPSKGTNGWMNLFHFWMEDGMHNMHIRTLQGFQQLGPIYREKLGNSESVFIINPDDAACLFKAEGHYPERYCVPPWLAYHTYMKKPIGVLFKSSESWKKDRIFLNQFVLALDSMTNFEPLLTPISEDFVKKIYKGIERSNQGKFTVDLSQDLFRFAFESICNILFGERLGLLEDFVDPNAQKFIDAVYTMFKTSTPMLNIPPELFRMVRAKTWRDHVASWDLIFERAEDYVRNFYQDQKMRSGGTECYPGVLYCLLHKNTMNFEDIKANVTEMMAGGVDTTAMTLQWCMYEMARNLKVQDMLRAEVLAAQRDAQGDVKKMLKSVPLLKAAIKETLRLHPIAVTLQRYLPSDLVLRDYRIPAQTLVQVAIFAMGRDPNIFSNPEKFDPSRWLQEDTYFRALGFGFGPRQCLGRRIAELEMTIFLMHILEKFKIEVHKLSDVGTIFNLILVPDKPIVFTFRPFKPQL